Proteins encoded within one genomic window of Rossellomorea vietnamensis:
- a CDS encoding NYN domain-containing protein yields MDILLVDGYNIIGAWPELNELKHKDLAAARDRLVEQMAEYQGYTGYRVIVVFDAYYVQGIARKYQNYKVEVLFTRENETADERIERLAIELSNIKTQIHVATSDFTEQWAIFGQGALRKSARELLTEVEVIEKKIERKVRNSSEKRPASKIQLSEEVAEIFEKWRRGEQ; encoded by the coding sequence ATGGATATCCTCCTTGTGGATGGCTATAACATAATCGGTGCATGGCCGGAATTGAATGAATTGAAGCATAAGGACCTAGCCGCAGCAAGAGACCGCCTGGTGGAACAAATGGCAGAGTATCAGGGGTATACGGGCTACCGTGTCATTGTCGTGTTTGATGCATACTACGTACAGGGGATCGCCCGGAAATATCAAAATTATAAAGTGGAAGTTCTTTTCACCAGAGAAAATGAAACGGCAGATGAACGAATTGAAAGATTGGCCATTGAGTTAAGCAATATTAAAACACAGATTCATGTAGCCACTTCTGATTTCACCGAGCAATGGGCCATCTTTGGGCAGGGAGCCCTTCGCAAATCAGCGAGGGAGCTCTTGACCGAGGTGGAAGTCATTGAAAAAAAGATTGAAAGAAAAGTAAGGAATTCGAGCGAGAAACGGCCGGCTTCCAAGATTCAATTATCAGAAGAAGTTGCTGAAATTTTCGAAAAATGGCGCCGTGGAGAACAATGA
- the rlmB gene encoding 23S rRNA (guanosine(2251)-2'-O)-methyltransferase RlmB: MSKDFIGGRNPVIEALKSGRDINKIWIAEGSQKGSIQQIVGLAKESNVMVQYVPKKKIEQMVSENHQGVVASVAAYQYAELDDLFQKAEQKGEDPFILILDELEDPHNLGSIMRTADAAGAHGIIIPKRRAVGLTSTVAKASTGAIEHIPVARVTNLSRAVDELKERGVWVAGTDAKGKQDFRQLDGTLPIGLIIGSEGKGMSRILRDKCDFLVQLPMIGHVTSLNASVAASILMYEVYRKRHPLGE, translated from the coding sequence ATGAGTAAAGATTTTATCGGAGGAAGAAATCCTGTCATAGAAGCGTTAAAGTCAGGAAGGGATATCAATAAGATCTGGATAGCGGAAGGTTCCCAGAAAGGCTCGATCCAGCAGATCGTCGGACTTGCCAAGGAATCCAATGTCATGGTCCAGTATGTCCCGAAGAAGAAAATCGAGCAGATGGTATCGGAGAATCACCAAGGGGTCGTCGCTTCTGTGGCCGCTTATCAGTATGCTGAACTGGATGATCTATTTCAAAAGGCAGAACAAAAAGGGGAGGATCCCTTTATCCTCATCCTGGATGAACTGGAAGATCCCCATAACCTGGGTTCCATAATGAGGACGGCTGATGCAGCGGGTGCCCACGGGATCATTATTCCGAAGCGAAGAGCGGTGGGACTTACATCAACTGTAGCCAAGGCTTCCACCGGGGCGATTGAACATATTCCCGTGGCACGTGTGACGAATCTGTCGAGAGCGGTGGATGAGTTGAAAGAACGCGGTGTATGGGTCGCCGGGACGGATGCGAAGGGTAAGCAGGATTTCCGCCAGTTGGACGGTACGCTTCCGATCGGTTTGATTATCGGAAGTGAAGGAAAAGGGATGAGCCGCATTTTGCGGGATAAATGTGATTTCCTTGTTCAGTTGCCTATGATCGGTCATGTTACATCACTAAACGCTTCGGTGGCAGCTAGTATTTTAATGTATGAGGTTTATCGTAAACGCCACCCATTGGGAGAATAG
- a CDS encoding Mini-ribonuclease 3, whose amino-acid sequence MLYETNEQIDAKQINALALAYMGDAVYETYVRQLLLTKGKIKPNQLHRAATKYVSAKAQAAILRTLFDQDLLSEEEISIVKRGRNAKSGTTPKNTDVQTYKHSTAFEALIGYLFLLNRTDRLEELLKIIFEQAQAGKEEQK is encoded by the coding sequence ATGCTTTACGAGACAAATGAACAAATCGATGCGAAACAAATCAATGCACTTGCACTTGCGTATATGGGGGATGCTGTATATGAAACATATGTACGGCAGCTCCTGCTAACCAAGGGGAAGATCAAACCGAATCAACTGCACAGGGCTGCGACGAAGTATGTGTCTGCTAAAGCGCAGGCGGCCATTCTCCGGACGTTGTTCGATCAGGACCTCTTATCGGAAGAAGAGATATCGATCGTCAAGCGCGGCCGGAATGCGAAATCGGGGACAACGCCTAAAAACACGGATGTACAAACGTATAAACACAGCACTGCTTTTGAGGCTCTTATTGGATATTTGTTTTTACTTAATCGGACGGATCGATTAGAGGAACTGTTGAAGATCATTTTTGAACAAGCCCAGGCAGGAAAGGAGGAACAGAAATGA